The window AAAACCATAAAAAACACAACCAAAAAGTTAATTAACTCTAATAATAGATTGTACTTCCTAGTATATAAAATTAAAGGATAATAAAATAAGAAAAAAAATTTAAACACAAAAATTATGAGTCAGCCTCAATTTTAAAAAAAAAGTAAAATAAAGGTAATCTATTTGATTACCATTAAAGTGTCTCCAATACTTACCGCATCACCAGGTTCTACGAAAATCTCTTCGACAGTACCGTCTACTTCTGATTGTATATCGTTTTCCATTTTCATAGCCTCGATTACGGCAATAGTGGATCCTTGTGCAACTTTATCTCCAACATTAACGTTGAGTTTGATTACCATACCTTGCATTGGTGAAGGCACTGCACCTTCAACAGGCTTGAAGTTTCCGGATTCGGTTTCTTCGATTTCCATGAATCCAGTAGGCATGATTTTAACTTCAAATACGTCACCATCGACTTCAACATTATATTGAGTTGGAATTCCAATTCCTTCATCCTCAGTGATTGTGTGAGCCGGTTTGAGTTCTTCCTCTTCAGCTTCACCTTTGAGGAATTTTGGAGCAATTGGTGGGTATAACGCATAAGTTAAAGCGTCTTCATCAGATTTTACGAACCCTTCTTTTTCACCTTCTGATTTGAATTTGTCGAATTCAGGTTCAAGCAAGTCTGCCGGCCTGCAGGTAATTACCTCATCATCCCCAATGATTCTTTTTGATATTTCAGCATTAACTGGAGCTGGAGATTTACCGTACATTCCTTTCATGTACTCTTTAACTTCATTGGATACTGTTTTGTATCTTTCTCCACCCAATACATTCATTACGGATTGAATACCTACAATTTGACTTGTTGGTGTTACAAGTGGAGGGTATCCCATGTCTTTTCTGACTCTTGGCATCTCATCCAATACGTCATTGTATCTGTCGAGTGCGTTTTGCTCCTTGAGTTGAGAAATGAGGTTTGAAAGCATTCCTCCAGGAATTTGGTATAATAATACATCAGCGTCAACACTTTCAGATATAGGATCAAGAATACCTGCGTATTTCTCCTTGATATCTTCAAAGTATTTTTTGATTGATGTCAATAATTTTAAATCGAGTCCGGTGTCAAACTCGGTTCCTTGAAGTGCCGCAACCATACTTTCGGTTGGAGGTTGACTTGTACCCCAAGCAAGAGGTGAAATAGCTGTATCTAATATGTCCACACCTGCTTGACATGCAGCATAATAACTGATTGGAGTCATACCACTGGTACAATGACAGTGTAAATCTACAAGCAAATCAGTTTCTTCCTTCAATGCAGACACTAAATTATAAGCTGCAGTAGGAGTAATTAAACCTGCCATATCCTTAATTGCCACGGAGTCACAATCAAGAGCTTCCAACTCTTTAGCCAAGTTGACAAAATCATCCAATGTGTGCACTGGGCTGATTGTATAACTTATTGTTCCTTGCACATGTGCGCCTTGAGCTTTAGCGACTTTGATTGATTTTTCCATATTTCTAATATCGTTCAAAGCGTCAAAAATCCTGAATACGTCAACACCGTTTTCATATGACTTTTCAACGAATTTAGTTACAATATCATCAGGATAGTGTTTATAACCTACTAAGTTTTGTCCCCTTAAAAGCATTTGAATTGGAGTGTGATTAAATTCAGATTTTAATTGCCTTAACCTTTCCCAAGGGTCTTCATTTAAATATCTAATACATGTATCAAAAGTAGCTCCACCCCAAGCTTCAACAGAGAAATATCCAACTTTATCCATCTCTTCTGCAATAGGAATCATGTCCCTAGTTCTCATCCTAGTTGCCAGTAAGGATTGGTGAGCATCACGAAGTGCTGTTTCTGTAAATCTTACTTTTGCCATTAATATTACACCTCTTTCAATTTTTATTCATAAAGTAATCTTAAATTATCCAACTATAATATATGTTTTTATTATTATATAAATTAATAATATTTAAAAGTAGAAATTGAGTGAAAATGGAAATTGAAAAATAAATAAAAAAAAGAGAGAAAAATTGAAAAATTATCTTTCTAATTCGCCAGAAATGAATTTTTCAACGTTTTCATATGCCTCATCATCAGTGTATTGAATTGGAGGATGTTTCATGGTATATGAAGAAATTGAAGTCAATTGTCCACCAATGCCTCTTTCTAAACCAATTTTACAACATCTTACGGCATCAATTACACATCCTGCAGAGTTTGGAGAGTCCTCTACACTTAACCTGAGTTCGATGTTCATTGGAACATCACCGAATGTACGGCCTTCCATTCTGAGGAAACATAACTTGTTGTCGTTTTGCCATGGGACATAATCACTAGGTCCGATATGGATATCACGATCATCCATTCTTTCAGTCAATACTGATTGAACCGCTTCGGTTTTGGATTCCTTTTTGGAGTCTAACCTTTCACGGTTGAGCATATTCAAGAAATCAGTGTTACCACCGGTATTAATCTGATAGGTTCTGTCTAATTTCACACCCCTATCCATGAATAAACTAGCTAGTGTTCTGTGTGTGATAGTAGCACCAATTTGAGCCTTGATATCGTCACCGACAATAGGAATTCCTTTTGCCTTGAATTTGGCATCCCATTCATCATCACTTACAATAAATACAGGCATACAGTTCACATAAGCCACATCAGCATCAAGAGCGCATTGTGCGTAGTATCTTGCTGCCTCTTCTGAACCTACAGGGAGGTAGTTAACCAATATTTCAGCACCGCTTTCTTTCAAGACTGAAACAACATCCACAGGTTCCTCGTCACTTACAACAAATGTATATTCATCATCATAATTGGACATGTGTTCTGCAACACCGTCTAAAACATGTCCCATACATACTTTAACATCATATTTCGGAATATCTTCTTGGAATATTGTAGTGCAGTTCGGTTTGGCAAAAATTGCCTCATCTATTGTTTTGCCAACTTTTCTTGCATCCACATCAAAAGCTGCGACAACTTCAATGTCACTTGGAGTGTATCCTCCAATATCCCAATGCATAAGTCCTATCGCATCTTCTGGCTTTTTACCATCATAATAATGTATCCCTTGAATTAAGGAACTTGCACAGTTTCCTAATCCTACAATCGCTATTTTAATTTTATCCAATATAAACACCAGCTAATTTTAATTAATAAATAAATACTTTATAATAAATAAAATACTAATATTATGTTAAGTAATATACTTTATATAATTATTGTTTAGGAAAACAAAAATAAAGATTTCTATTAAATAAGATAATTTAATTTGGGGAAAGATAATGAATCCATACATTGAAATTTTAAGGCCTGGAAATGTGATTATGGCAGTCATAGCCATTGTTCTTGTGGCAATTGTGGGCCATACAGTATCACTTCCTATAATACTGGCCATGCTAGCAGTATTTTTTGAAATAAGTGCGGGAAACGTCATCAATGATTACTTTGATTATAAGATTGACTTGATCAACAAGCCCCACAGGCCAATACCTTCAGGCAGAATCTCACCGAAAAGCGGTAGAAACTACGCTTATGTATTGTTTGTTTTAGGAACAGTCTGCGGATTTCTGATTTCATACCTGAATAAAGACTGGACAGCATTCATAATCGTTTTAATTTCAGACGTGATACTTTACGTATATGCCCGTAACCTGAAATCAACCCCACTTATTGGAAACCTAACCGTAGGATTCATGACAGGATTATGCTTTGCCTTTGGTGGATATGCCATAAACAATCCCCAAATCATTGCAACATCATGGTTTTTAGGATTTTTTGCATTCGTAATGACCACAGCACGTGAGATAACAAAAGACATCGAGGACATGGAGGGGGACAAGGCCGAGGGCGCCAAAACTTTCCCTATATTGTATGGTGCAAAACTATCTGCAATCATTGCATTTGCATTAATCATCATAGACTGTTTGCTTTGTCCGCTGTTATACATTCAGAACGTATTTAACATCATTTATCTGGCAATAATAGCCATTGCGGTTGTGATATTCTTATACAGCGGAATTCTGATTATTAAAAATCAGGACACAAAAACCGCTGCAAAGGCTTCAAAATATTTGAAAATCGGAATCTTGATTGCATTCGTAGCGTTTGCACTCGGATCATTTTAACCAAAAAAAGAGTATTGACAATGTTTGAAGAGTTTAAAATCAGTAAAAAGGACAAATATTATTTATTATTCATTTTAATATATGGAATAATCCTTGTTGGATATTACATTAACTTCAACTATAGTTTGGGCATTGATTGCAGTGACGTTTACGTATACCTTTTAAATTCTTTATACTATGCGGGATACGATGTAAATGTAACCTATAATATCTTTTTATCCCCAGTGATATGCATTCTAACCTCAATACTTTTTAGATTTGGCCTTGTTGACAAATTGGCAATCATGATTGTGACCGGAGCATTTGCAATCTTTGGAAATGTGGGCCTTTATCTGTTGCTTAGAAGATTTTTTGATGAGGAGTTGAGTTTAACCGGAACAATAATCTATTCCTCATTGACATTGTATTTGACCTGGCTGGCAAACGGTACCCTGGACATTCCGGGAGTGTCCATGACAATTTGGGCCGCATTATTCGGATACCTTGCTCTTAAGGAGAATCCTAAGTTCTATATTCCATTACTGCTATTTCTGGTATTAGGACTGTTTACACGATACACAGTCATATTGTCATATCCTGCATTCGCACTGTATTATGTAATCGAAAGGGGATTCAGGATTGAATCTCAAGACAAGAAATACATCTTAAGGGGAATATTAATAGGAATCATTATTTTGGCAATCACATTGGGATTTGTCATAATCATAGGCCACGGCAGTTTTGAAGCGGGAGCTCAAATGGCAAGAGGAATACAAGGAACCCTTGGAAGCCAAAATGACCCTGCATACAATCCTGATTTCAGTTATTACCTGATGAACATGTTGAACTTCGTATCAAATTCACATACATACTTTGATGGAAATCCAGTATTAGACAGTGCAACTCCTCTGTCATGGGCAATTCTGGCGATATTGGGAGCAGGAATGGGATTGTGGATATATGAGCACAGAAGAAGCCTGGAAAAAAAGGACATGATTCCTGCATTGTTCTTCATTATGGGAATTGTCAGCTTCACCAGAGTGACATCAATAGTCACAATATTGCTCGTTCTCATTGGATTGTTCTTCCTGGGCAAGGATTCTGAGAACAAGATAGTCTATCTGATGATTGGATGGATATTGTCAAATTTCATTTTCTACAGCTTCAATCCGGTTAAGGTGAACAGATACATATTGCCTGTATTTCCGCCAATAATCTATTTTGTCATCCTTTCAATCCAGACAATAAACGACCGCTTTGACATTAACAAAAACATCATTCCAATAATCCTGATAGCTCTGTTCATTGTGCAGGCATTTGCGTTCACGTTCACATTCGAGCCTACAACACAGTACATCACAACAGAGGAAGTGTCCAATTACATCATTGAAAACAACCCTGACTATGAAAGCATCAAAATAGGCGTTTACAACATCAGGCCATTCAGCTGGTGGCTTGGTGCAAATGCAACAGGAATCCCTGTCAGCAACCAGACTGAGATTGATTCAAGCAATGTTACCTACTACATTTCAAACATGAAACTGGATAACCTGACAAACTATTCTGAAATAAAAAATATTAATGAAATCTATCTATATGAAAAAATAAATGTTTAAAAATCTGTTTTTTTAGAATAACATGTTAAGAACCTTTAATTAAATTTTTAATAATTGAAACTTGACCATTATTTTTCGATTTTTAGAAACATATATAATTAAAAAAATTATATACATAATAATATAAAGCAATTTTAAGAGGATATTATGAAAGTTGTATGCTGTAAGAACTGTGGTGCAAAATACCAACTCGATGATGATGACGATATCACAACATTTGAGTGTTCTTCATGTGCAGGTGACTTAGAATACTTAGAGGAATATTCTAATAGCGAAAATACCTCAAATTCCTCCTTTATGGACTCATTCAAATATGATAATTCATATATTGTTCAATGCGAAGATTGTGGATTAAAATATAAAATCAAAAGTAGCGACAGCATACTTGATTATGAATGTGACAGCTGTGGAGGTTCATTAAGATATTTGGACGAAGAAATGAACAAAGAATTGGACCAATATCTTGAAGAAAGGGAAAAAGAGCTTGAAACTATTAGACAACAAAACCAAGTAAACAAACCAACATCTGAAGAATTAACAAATGAAGAACCTGATCGCTTAAAGTCATTTACTGAAAAAATCGGCGATTTCTTCTCTGAAGAAAGCATGCTTAAAATAGCAAATGACGAAAAACAAGAAATAGAACTCGAAGAAGAAGAAGTCGGTAAAACCGCCAGAACCACCATACCTGACGCTGTTTTAACCAAATTTGGAAAAGAATTTGCAGTCCCAAATACTGAAGACTATGAAATCTTGAAAACATTCCTTAAAGATGAATTCTTCAAAAGCATGGGACAATATTATCCTAAGGTTGATAATCAACCAACCGGCAGTTTCCTCGATAAGATAAGCATGAAGGAACCTGAAGGAAAAGATTTAGTTCCAAATGAAACCTCAATCAATGACAATGACACAAGCATCTTCGATGTTGAGGCATTGAATATGAATGAGATAATACTTCTTGTTGGTGCAGGAATATTCATTTTAAGCATAATCGAGATCCTAATCATCAATAGTGGTATCGGTATTATTGCATTATTCATTGGAGTGATAATGCTTTGTTTTGGACTTTACAAAACAAGAGACGTCAAACAAACCGAAGAAAGAACAAGAATTATCAGGGAACACCTGTTGACTCTTCCAGAAGAATACTATGTATTCTACAATGTAAAAACTCCAACAGCACCATCCGGTATTAACCACTTGGTGGTAGGTCCAACTGGAATATATGCTCTTTTATCTCAAAAGTATAATCCAAAACTCAGATTGGAATCCGAAAATGAAAACTTGAACCTAATCGGATCAACCGAGCTTGATGAGGATAAGATTGAAGAAGTTCCAACTAAGGACAATACAAGAAGATTCAGATACACAACCAAACAGGCCAAATTCTCACAGGATGATAAAGTTAAACAAAAAGCATTGACTTTAGGAGAAGATTTAATTAACTTCTTGAATGACAATAATATTAAAAATTGCTTTGTAGAGCCTTTGGTTGGTTTTATCAATAATGAAGTTGTCGTAATAAATATGCCTTTGACTGATGAAGACCTATTTATTGACGAACTACTGAATCAAATTAAAACAAGTACTATCAAGTTAGACCAAGAAACCATTGATAAATGTGCTGTTTTATTAAGTCACTTTTCTGCAGACTGTTCTGCAGAATTTTAATTTCTTTTTTTTAATCCAACATGTAAAAATCGATTAAGGTATCCTCTTTAATATCTTCTTTTGCAGTTCTGCCAACCACATTATTTATTTCAGAAGGAGATATTCCTGTTCCAGGACGTTTGAAAGTCAAATCATCTTCAGATATTTTTTCGCCTTTTTTAATATTTCTGGAAGCGACAATTGACCTTCTCATTTTCTTTCTGGCAGATGTTTCACAAATCAACGGCTGTTTGTTTTTCTTACCATTAATTTTTGACAGGAAATGAACATTCCACTGGAATTTTATGACATCATCGGGATCCATTGAGTACTCATGGTCCTCTCCAGGCAAGGACTTGTCAATGGTGAAATGCTTTTCCAAAATCTTTGCACCATAATTATATGCGGTTGTCAGCAAGGCCATGTTCTCATCAGATTTTGTATGGTCGGAATAGCCAATCTCATAGTCTGGGAAATTTTCCGCCAAGTCCTTTATCATCAGCAGATTGGCATCCTCATAAGATGTAGGGAACGATAAAACACTATGCATTATTGCAATATCGACAAAGGAAACCTCTTCAATGGCACTGACTGCCTGCTTGATTTCACGAATGGTTGATGCTCCTGTAGAGAGCAAAATAGGTTTGTTTTTACTTGCAATATATTTAATGAACGGAATATTGGTTATGTCGAATGATGAAATCTTATAGATGTCCATGAACTCGTCCAGATAATCCACAGACTCAAAATCCAATGGTGTTGATAGAAATTTCATGCCCTTATATTGACAGTATTCAGCAAGCTCCCTATACTCCTCAACGCCAAACCCATCAGTCCTTTTCAAGGATTCATATTGGGATTCTGTGGCCGCCTCATCAGTGAGTGAAACGATTGATTCCGCCTTATATGATTGGAACTCGACAACTGTTATTCCGCAATCCTTTGCCTCGTCGATCATATATTTTGCAGCTTCCATATTGGAAATGCTTTCATGTTCGGCCAAATCATAGAAGTTGATTCCAATTTCAGCTATTAGAACCGGATATCTATTGAAAATGTTCATATAATCACCTGTTCAACTTGAATTTACGATACTCCTGACGGATAACAGACTCCATATTTTCGAAACCGTTTTTTAAGTCAATTGACAGCATTTTTTTATTCATTGCTACACGCAAGTCATAATCGTTTACAAGATTGACGAATTGTTCAATGAGTTGCTGCATTTCAACATCGGCACCCAAACCCATATTGATGAATCCGTTTGACTCATTTGCAAATACGTGAGACAATTCACGTTCGTTTTGGCATAGGCATATTGTTGGAACACCCAATGAACATATGTCATACATCCTCTTGCTTGCTGAGGAAAATATTATGTCCGCCTTGAACATGAATTCGCTGATGTTTGAGACATTTTGATAAATCTGAATAGATTGATTTGATTCATATTTGGAGATGAGCCCTTCCAAATCAGGATATGTCAATCCGACAATTACATTAATCCTTCCTTCATAATTTGTGCTTAAAATTGAATTAATGACCTTTTCGGTTAAATTATCCTCATCTTCACCCGTGAACGTGATTAAAACATTATTTACTGCATGAGTGATGATTTTTTGAGGCTGGAAGTAGAATTCATCCCTTAAGAGATAATACTCATAACCTGTATAGATGTTCTTTTCACTGAGGTCATGCTCATACAGCGCATCGAAAACAACATCAGCCAATCCACTGCCTACACCCAAATCCTCAAAATTAACCACAAAGTAACCTTCATCCTTTAAAATGGAAATGTACTCGCTACTGGTATCTGCAATATCATTTAGCACCAATTGTGGAGAGTATTCCCTCAGACAGGTAATCAAATCGTCCCTGCCATCATAAATCTTATAATTATAATTGTATTTCTTGATTATGTCAATTCCCAATTGGTGGCTTTCATCCAACAGGAACAAGACATCATGGAAGACCAACTTGGAGGCAACGGATAGGCATCGATTGATATGCTTGTTTCCTACACTTTCAGAAGCATTTGGAACAATAGCTATCTTTTGCCTTTGAAGATATTTTTCCGCAATCCACCAATCCTCATAATTTGTCACATCCACACTTTCCTCCTGGGACACCTCAACTATATCGATGTTGGTTCCCAAACGTGAAAATTCATTGACAAACTTTCTGCGGGTTGCCAAAATGGCTCCGGTTTCCTTAAAATCTTTCGGCAGGTCTTGCCTGTTTTTCCTTTCGATGTAATTTGGGAAGAACCTTTCATTGTTCTCATCATATCCCCAACTTAATCGCCTATCGTCTACAACAGTTATGACACTGTCAATGGCAAAATCTTCAAATTTCTCGATAACCTGATCAAGTGTGGAAGTTTTGATTAATGGAGAAGTTGGTTGAAGAGTTATGACAAGGTCATATTCGTCGAAAGCCAATTTTTCCTTTTGAACCATTGCATCATAAACGACAGGATCCAATGGAGTTTCATCAGTGGACAATTCTTCAGAACGCCTAATGACGCTAGCTCCAAATTTTTCACTAAGCAATGCAATTTCAGAATCATCAGTAGTTATAACAACATCATCAACATACTCTGAGGATTTAGCCACATTAATGGAATATGAAATCAATGGTTGACCATCCAATAATCTGACGTTTTTGCGAGGAATACCCTTTGAACCTCCCCTTGCTGGAATAACTACTAAAATTTTATTATTGTTAAACATATTATCCCTATAAAGTACAATAAAATTTAATTAATAACAATAGTAAATATAGTTATAATATAATATTAAATCTTCGGTGTTAATATGAGTATGAAAGATATGTCAAACAAGCTATTAGAGAAAATAAATGAATTAGCTACTCCCGTTAAAATAATGCACGTGTGCGGTTCACATGAACATACAATAATGGAAAATGGAATAAGAACTTTACTTCCAGAGGAAGTAGAAATCATTGCCGGACCAGGATGTCCTGTTTGTGTCGTTCCATCACGTGAAATCGATGAGGCTTTGGAACTTATCGACAAAGGAGTTACAATAACCACCTTTGGAGATATGCTAAGGGTTCCAGGTTCTGAAAAATCCCTAGCAGATGCCAAAGCAGAAGGTGGAGACGTTAGGGTTGTTTATGGAATAAACAGGGCAATCGAAATTGCTGAAAAAACAGACAATGACGTTGCATTTATCTCAGCAGGCTTTGAAACAACAGCCCCAACAACCGCTGCAGAATTGCTTGCGACACCTCCTGAAAACTTCTCAGTGCTTTCATGCCACAGACTCATACCTCCTGCTATCGATTTTTTAATCAATTCCGGAGAGACAAGTTTGAATGCATTGATTCAGCCTGGACATGTCTGCACAATCATTGGAACAAAACCTTTCGAATACTTCTCAACCGACTATGGAATACCTCAGGCAGTAGCTGGATTCAATCCATTGGACATACTGATGTCCGTTTACATGATTTTAAGACAAATCAAAAACGAAACACCGAAAATAGAAAATGAATACAAAAGAGCCGTGAAGGATGAAGGTAACGTCATCGCACAGGAAATGATTGATCAGGTATTCGATGTGGATTCAAGGGAATGGAGAGGATTTCCTAAAATCCCTAATTCAATCCTTGAAATCAAGGACGAATTCAGCGAATTCAACGCACGTGAAAAATACGACATTGAAGTTAAGGACGTTACTGAAGCTCCAAAAGGATGTATTTGTGGCCCTATCTTAAGGGGTCTCGCAAGACCTGAAGACTGCAAGCTATTCAGAAAGGCATGCAATCCGCTTCATCCGATTGGCGCATGTATGGTAAGTAAAGAAGGAACATGCAACATCGCACACAGATATTCAAGAGGATAACATGACAATAGAAGCAATAGCAGTAGACATCGATGGAACAATAACCGATGATGAAAGAAAAATCTGCATTTCAGCAATTGAAGCATTGAGAAAGGCGGAAGAGGCAGGAATCCCAACAATTATTGTTACTGGAAACGTTGTCAATTACGCATATGCAACCGAAGTCCTGATAGGATGCAGCGGAGGACTTGTAGCGGAAAACGGAGGCATTGTCTTTAAGGAAGGAGAAAACAACAATGCCGTTGAGACAATGGTCGAACGTGACTTTGTCACATCCGCAGAAAAGCACCTGAAAGAAAAATTAGGCGAGAAATTTGACATGCACGCCTCACACGACAACATGTACAGGCTGACCGAGACAGTATTCTACAAGACCCTTGAGAGAAAGGTGTTGGAAGACGCCCTTGAGGATTTTGAATACCTGGACAGACTTGAGATTTATGACAGCGGCTTTGCGCTTCACATTACCGACAAAAGAGTCAACAAGGGAACCTCACTCAAGTACCTATGTGAAAGAAACGGAATCAACATGGAAAACGTGATGGCTATCGGCGACAGCGAGAACGATGAGGACTTCCTGAGGGAAGTGGGCTATAAGATTGCCGTTGGAAACGCTGACGATAAACTAAAAGAAATAAGTACATATGCCTGTGAAAAATTCTATGGCGATGGCGTGGCTGAAGCAATAGAAAAATTTGCCCTATAGTGATAATATGATATATGAAATAGCGGAAAGTGTAAAGAAGACTGTTGAAAACAATTGTGACGCTTACGAAATTTATATTGATGAATCAAAAACAATAGAACTGGACTCCCTAAAAGAGGAATTGAATTTCGCTAAAGAGGAAATTGACCTTGGAGTAGGAATTAGAGTCCTTAAAGACAAAAAACAAGGTTTCGCATTTACCTCAAACCTTGACAACCTCACACAAACAGCGCAGAAAGCAATCGACAATGCCAAACTGACAAAGATTGATGATAACTACGCATTTGCAGAAGTTGAAAAGGTATCTGAAGTTAAGGATGTCTATGACAATAAGTTCAATGACTTGAGTCTTGATGAAGCGGTTGAATTCTTGAAAACCACAATCGAAACAGCCAGTGACAGCGGTTGTGAAGTGACTGGTTCCGGTTTCAGCGCAAGTGAAGGAAGGTCATTAATTGTGAACTCCAACGGAGTTTCCATTGAGGACGAAGGAACAGGATTCGGATTGGGCCTGTCCGTAACCATTCAAAAAGATGGCGAAATTGCGACAGCATACAATTCACAATCATCAAGATTCTTCGATATTGATGGAGAGAAATTAGCTAATGAAGTATGTGACCTGGCAAAAAGTTCTCTTAACACAAAACCTATCGAAACCAATGATTATGATGTTGTTTTAGATTACTACGCTGCAGTTGGCCTATTGCAAACATACATCAGCGCATTCAATGGTGAAAATGTCTTAAGGGGAAGATCAATTCTCAAAGACAAACTGGGCTCAGAGATTGCAAATCCTACATTAAGCATTATCGACAATCCATTGCTTGATAAGGGGATGTACACCTCAAAATGCGATGGGGAAGGAAGCGTGTCACGCAAAACCAGTCTAATAAAAGATGGAGTTCTAAATTCATTCATCTATGACATTTACAATGCTAACAAAGTTGGTGAAAAAACCACCTCTAACGGACTTAGGGGAAGCTACTTTACCACACCAATGATTGCACCGACAAATCTTGAATTTGAGTTCGGAGAAATGAGGGATTTGAGTGAAATCAAGAATGGCGTCTTGACAACCAGCGTTTTAGGAGCCCACACTGCAAATCCAATTTCAGGAGACTTTTCAGTAGAGGCAAGCAACGCCTTTAAAATAGAAAATGGAGAACTGACCGACCCAATCAATAAAGCGATGATTTCAGGAAACATATTTGAAATCATGAAAAATGTTGAAGGTCTAAATTCAGAAATAAAACAGTACGGTTCATTTATCATTCCAAAATTATTGGTGCATGATTTAAGAGTTGTCGGACAGTAAATGAAAAATTTAAAAAAAAATAGAGTGAGAAAAATTACATTTTTCTTAATTTTTCTCTATATCTGTTGATTGTATCATTTTTGTATTCGATTTTAAGGTAATCCTCAGTCAATTGCTTA of the Methanobrevibacter thaueri genome contains:
- a CDS encoding cytidylyltransferase domain-containing protein, encoding MFNNNKILVVIPARGGSKGIPRKNVRLLDGQPLISYSINVAKSSEYVDDVVITTDDSEIALLSEKFGASVIRRSEELSTDETPLDPVVYDAMVQKEKLAFDEYDLVITLQPTSPLIKTSTLDQVIEKFEDFAIDSVITVVDDRRLSWGYDENNERFFPNYIERKNRQDLPKDFKETGAILATRRKFVNEFSRLGTNIDIVEVSQEESVDVTNYEDWWIAEKYLQRQKIAIVPNASESVGNKHINRCLSVASKLVFHDVLFLLDESHQLGIDIIKKYNYNYKIYDGRDDLITCLREYSPQLVLNDIADTSSEYISILKDEGYFVVNFEDLGVGSGLADVVFDALYEHDLSEKNIYTGYEYYLLRDEFYFQPQKIITHAVNNVLITFTGEDEDNLTEKVINSILSTNYEGRINVIVGLTYPDLEGLISKYESNQSIQIYQNVSNISEFMFKADIIFSSASKRMYDICSLGVPTICLCQNERELSHVFANESNGFINMGLGADVEMQQLIEQFVNLVNDYDLRVAMNKKMLSIDLKNGFENMESVIRQEYRKFKLNR
- a CDS encoding phosphoglycolate phosphatase, whose translation is MTIEAIAVDIDGTITDDERKICISAIEALRKAEEAGIPTIIVTGNVVNYAYATEVLIGCSGGLVAENGGIVFKEGENNNAVETMVERDFVTSAEKHLKEKLGEKFDMHASHDNMYRLTETVFYKTLERKVLEDALEDFEYLDRLEIYDSGFALHITDKRVNKGTSLKYLCERNGINMENVMAIGDSENDEDFLREVGYKIAVGNADDKLKEISTYACEKFYGDGVAEAIEKFAL
- a CDS encoding TldD/PmbA family protein, which encodes MIYEIAESVKKTVENNCDAYEIYIDESKTIELDSLKEELNFAKEEIDLGVGIRVLKDKKQGFAFTSNLDNLTQTAQKAIDNAKLTKIDDNYAFAEVEKVSEVKDVYDNKFNDLSLDEAVEFLKTTIETASDSGCEVTGSGFSASEGRSLIVNSNGVSIEDEGTGFGLGLSVTIQKDGEIATAYNSQSSRFFDIDGEKLANEVCDLAKSSLNTKPIETNDYDVVLDYYAAVGLLQTYISAFNGENVLRGRSILKDKLGSEIANPTLSIIDNPLLDKGMYTSKCDGEGSVSRKTSLIKDGVLNSFIYDIYNANKVGEKTTSNGLRGSYFTTPMIAPTNLEFEFGEMRDLSEIKNGVLTTSVLGAHTANPISGDFSVEASNAFKIENGELTDPINKAMISGNIFEIMKNVEGLNSEIKQYGSFIIPKLLVHDLRVVGQ
- the hypD gene encoding hydrogenase formation protein HypD, translating into MKDMSNKLLEKINELATPVKIMHVCGSHEHTIMENGIRTLLPEEVEIIAGPGCPVCVVPSREIDEALELIDKGVTITTFGDMLRVPGSEKSLADAKAEGGDVRVVYGINRAIEIAEKTDNDVAFISAGFETTAPTTAAELLATPPENFSVLSCHRLIPPAIDFLINSGETSLNALIQPGHVCTIIGTKPFEYFSTDYGIPQAVAGFNPLDILMSVYMILRQIKNETPKIENEYKRAVKDEGNVIAQEMIDQVFDVDSREWRGFPKIPNSILEIKDEFSEFNAREKYDIEVKDVTEAPKGCICGPILRGLARPEDCKLFRKACNPLHPIGACMVSKEGTCNIAHRYSRG
- a CDS encoding N-acetylneuraminate synthase family protein, with protein sequence MNIFNRYPVLIAEIGINFYDLAEHESISNMEAAKYMIDEAKDCGITVVEFQSYKAESIVSLTDEAATESQYESLKRTDGFGVEEYRELAEYCQYKGMKFLSTPLDFESVDYLDEFMDIYKISSFDITNIPFIKYIASKNKPILLSTGASTIREIKQAVSAIEEVSFVDIAIMHSVLSFPTSYEDANLLMIKDLAENFPDYEIGYSDHTKSDENMALLTTAYNYGAKILEKHFTIDKSLPGEDHEYSMDPDDVIKFQWNVHFLSKINGKKNKQPLICETSARKKMRRSIVASRNIKKGEKISEDDLTFKRPGTGISPSEINNVVGRTAKEDIKEDTLIDFYMLD